The Betta splendens chromosome 7, fBetSpl5.4, whole genome shotgun sequence genome includes a window with the following:
- the dnase1l1 gene encoding deoxyribonuclease-1-like 1 isoform X3, translated as MRLEVWYSDKFLPQEVRTALSFTKVTDFASLRTNTVDVYHLLQLWAMMSSFLLIIFILLGVCDVQGAADFRVCAFNLQHFGDAKAKKSNVMQTLVKIISRCDVCLLQEVRDSRGKAMPQLLDHIDRFDTKHRYETVASQRLGRSDTYQEQYVFVYRADTVTVTAQYQYPDDRPGDVDAFSREPFVVRFRAPTTAIKEFVLIPQHTSPTNTTKELDALYDVLQHVKTMWKTENVMLLGDFNADCGYLAKKNRKNVRLLTDSSLLWLIVDNTDTTVRSTTSCTYDRIVVHGERFASKVVPNSAKPFNFQTEYGLTEEQALEVSDHYPVEVLLRPDASRSFFSDESQDQFGPFV; from the exons ATGCGGTTAGAGGTGTGGTATTCAGATAAGTTCCTCCCACAGGAAGTCAGAACGGCATTGAGTTTCACTAAAGTCACCGACTTTGCAAGTCTGAGAACCAACACAGTTG ATGTTTACCATCTTCTGCAGCTCTGGGCTATGATGTCATCTTTCCTCCTCATAATCTTCATTCTGTTGGGTGTGTGTGAcgttcagggagctgcagaTTTTAGAGTCTGTGCCTTCAACCTTCAGCACTTTGGTGATGCCAAGGCCAAGAAAAGCAACGTTATGCAGACTCTCGTCAAA ATCATCTCTCGCTGCGATGTCTGTTTGCTTCAGGAAGTGAGAGACAGCAGAGGAAAAGCGATGCCTCAGCTGCTTGATCATATTGACAG GTTTGACACCAAACATCGCTATGAAACCGTGGCCAGCCAGAGACTGGGCAGGTCTGACACGTACCAGGAgcagtatgtgtttgtgtacag gGCTGACACAGTGACGGTCACCGCCCAATATCAGTACCCGGATGACCGACCCGGGGACGTTGACGCTTTTTCCAGAGAGCCTTTTGTCGTCCGCTTCCGAGCCCCAACGACAG CCATAAAGGAGTTTGTCCTCATACCCCAGCACACCTCCCCAACCAACACCACGAAGGAGCTTGATGCGCTGTACGACGTCCTGCAACACGTAAAAACCATGTGGAAAACTGAG aacgTGATGCTGCTTGGAGACTTCAATGCAGACTGCGGCTACCTCGCGAAGAAGAACAGGAAGAACGTGCGTCTGCTCACAGACAGCAGCCTCTTGTGGCTCATTGTAGATAACACTGACACTACGGTGCGATcgaccacctcctgcacctacGACAG GATTGTTGTTCACGGGGAAAGGTTTGCCAGTAAAGTCGTTCCAAACTCCGCCAAACCGTTTAACTTCCAGACGGAATACGGTCTAACAGAAGAGCAG GCGCTGGAGGTCAGCGACCACTACCCAGTAGAGGTTCTGCTGAGGCCCGACGCATCCAGATCATTCTTCAGTGATG AAAGCCAGGATCAATTCGGACCCTTTGTTTGA
- the dnase1l1 gene encoding deoxyribonuclease-1-like 1 isoform X2, whose translation MRLEVWYSDKFLPQEVRTALSFTKVTDFASLRTNTVDVYHLLQLWAMMSSFLLIIFILLGVCDVQGAADFRVCAFNLQHFGDAKAKKSNVMQTLVKIISRCDVCLLQEVRDSRGKAMPQLLDHIDRFDTKHRYETVASQRLGRSDTYQEQYVFVYRADTVTVTAQYQYPDDRPGDVDAFSREPFVVRFRAPTTAIKEFVLIPQHTSPTNTTKELDALYDVLQHVKTMWKTENVMLLGDFNADCGYLAKKNRKNVRLLTDSSLLWLIVDNTDTTVRSTTSCTYDRIVVHGERFASKVVPNSAKPFNFQTEYGLTEEQALEVSDHYPVEVLLRPDASRSFFSDAGGSGDLQRE comes from the exons ATGCGGTTAGAGGTGTGGTATTCAGATAAGTTCCTCCCACAGGAAGTCAGAACGGCATTGAGTTTCACTAAAGTCACCGACTTTGCAAGTCTGAGAACCAACACAGTTG ATGTTTACCATCTTCTGCAGCTCTGGGCTATGATGTCATCTTTCCTCCTCATAATCTTCATTCTGTTGGGTGTGTGTGAcgttcagggagctgcagaTTTTAGAGTCTGTGCCTTCAACCTTCAGCACTTTGGTGATGCCAAGGCCAAGAAAAGCAACGTTATGCAGACTCTCGTCAAA ATCATCTCTCGCTGCGATGTCTGTTTGCTTCAGGAAGTGAGAGACAGCAGAGGAAAAGCGATGCCTCAGCTGCTTGATCATATTGACAG GTTTGACACCAAACATCGCTATGAAACCGTGGCCAGCCAGAGACTGGGCAGGTCTGACACGTACCAGGAgcagtatgtgtttgtgtacag gGCTGACACAGTGACGGTCACCGCCCAATATCAGTACCCGGATGACCGACCCGGGGACGTTGACGCTTTTTCCAGAGAGCCTTTTGTCGTCCGCTTCCGAGCCCCAACGACAG CCATAAAGGAGTTTGTCCTCATACCCCAGCACACCTCCCCAACCAACACCACGAAGGAGCTTGATGCGCTGTACGACGTCCTGCAACACGTAAAAACCATGTGGAAAACTGAG aacgTGATGCTGCTTGGAGACTTCAATGCAGACTGCGGCTACCTCGCGAAGAAGAACAGGAAGAACGTGCGTCTGCTCACAGACAGCAGCCTCTTGTGGCTCATTGTAGATAACACTGACACTACGGTGCGATcgaccacctcctgcacctacGACAG GATTGTTGTTCACGGGGAAAGGTTTGCCAGTAAAGTCGTTCCAAACTCCGCCAAACCGTTTAACTTCCAGACGGAATACGGTCTAACAGAAGAGCAG GCGCTGGAGGTCAGCGACCACTACCCAGTAGAGGTTCTGCTGAGGCCCGACGCATCCAGATCATTCTTCAGTGATG CAGGTGGCTCTGGTGATCtacagagagagtga
- the dnase1l1 gene encoding deoxyribonuclease-1-like 1 isoform X1, whose amino-acid sequence MRLEVWYSDKFLPQEVRTALSFTKVTDFASLRTNTVDVYHLLQLWAMMSSFLLIIFILLGVCDVQGAADFRVCAFNLQHFGDAKAKKSNVMQTLVKIISRCDVCLLQEVRDSRGKAMPQLLDHIDRFDTKHRYETVASQRLGRSDTYQEQYVFVYRADTVTVTAQYQYPDDRPGDVDAFSREPFVVRFRAPTTAIKEFVLIPQHTSPTNTTKELDALYDVLQHVKTMWKTENVMLLGDFNADCGYLAKKNRKNVRLLTDSSLLWLIVDNTDTTVRSTTSCTYDRIVVHGERFASKVVPNSAKPFNFQTEYGLTEEQALEVSDHYPVEVLLRPDASRSFFSDGNSGSGMANKVVSHFGLLPLFLLSHILSAW is encoded by the exons ATGCGGTTAGAGGTGTGGTATTCAGATAAGTTCCTCCCACAGGAAGTCAGAACGGCATTGAGTTTCACTAAAGTCACCGACTTTGCAAGTCTGAGAACCAACACAGTTG ATGTTTACCATCTTCTGCAGCTCTGGGCTATGATGTCATCTTTCCTCCTCATAATCTTCATTCTGTTGGGTGTGTGTGAcgttcagggagctgcagaTTTTAGAGTCTGTGCCTTCAACCTTCAGCACTTTGGTGATGCCAAGGCCAAGAAAAGCAACGTTATGCAGACTCTCGTCAAA ATCATCTCTCGCTGCGATGTCTGTTTGCTTCAGGAAGTGAGAGACAGCAGAGGAAAAGCGATGCCTCAGCTGCTTGATCATATTGACAG GTTTGACACCAAACATCGCTATGAAACCGTGGCCAGCCAGAGACTGGGCAGGTCTGACACGTACCAGGAgcagtatgtgtttgtgtacag gGCTGACACAGTGACGGTCACCGCCCAATATCAGTACCCGGATGACCGACCCGGGGACGTTGACGCTTTTTCCAGAGAGCCTTTTGTCGTCCGCTTCCGAGCCCCAACGACAG CCATAAAGGAGTTTGTCCTCATACCCCAGCACACCTCCCCAACCAACACCACGAAGGAGCTTGATGCGCTGTACGACGTCCTGCAACACGTAAAAACCATGTGGAAAACTGAG aacgTGATGCTGCTTGGAGACTTCAATGCAGACTGCGGCTACCTCGCGAAGAAGAACAGGAAGAACGTGCGTCTGCTCACAGACAGCAGCCTCTTGTGGCTCATTGTAGATAACACTGACACTACGGTGCGATcgaccacctcctgcacctacGACAG GATTGTTGTTCACGGGGAAAGGTTTGCCAGTAAAGTCGTTCCAAACTCCGCCAAACCGTTTAACTTCCAGACGGAATACGGTCTAACAGAAGAGCAG GCGCTGGAGGTCAGCGACCACTACCCAGTAGAGGTTCTGCTGAGGCCCGACGCATCCAGATCATTCTTCAGTGATGGTAACTCTGGCTCAGGGATGGCAAATAAGGTCGTATCTCACTTCGGCCTTTTACCTTTGTTTCTTCTAAGCCATATTCTGTCTGCGTGGTAG
- the dnase1l1 gene encoding deoxyribonuclease-1-like 1 isoform X4, which produces MRLEVWYSDKFLPQEVRTALSFTKVTDFASLRTNTVDVYHLLQLWAMMSSFLLIIFILLGVCDVQGAADFRVCAFNLQHFGDAKAKKSNVMQTLVKIISRCDVCLLQEVRDSRGKAMPQLLDHIDRFDTKHRYETVASQRLGRSDTYQEQYVFVYRADTVTVTAQYQYPDDRPGDVDAFSREPFVVRFRAPTTAIKEFVLIPQHTSPTNTTKELDALYDVLQHVKTMWKTENVMLLGDFNADCGYLAKKNRKNVRLLTDSSLLWLIVDNTDTTVRSTTSCTYDRIVVHGERFASKVVPNSAKPFNFQTEYGLTEEQALEVSDHYPVEVLLRPDASRSFFSDGGSGDLQRE; this is translated from the exons ATGCGGTTAGAGGTGTGGTATTCAGATAAGTTCCTCCCACAGGAAGTCAGAACGGCATTGAGTTTCACTAAAGTCACCGACTTTGCAAGTCTGAGAACCAACACAGTTG ATGTTTACCATCTTCTGCAGCTCTGGGCTATGATGTCATCTTTCCTCCTCATAATCTTCATTCTGTTGGGTGTGTGTGAcgttcagggagctgcagaTTTTAGAGTCTGTGCCTTCAACCTTCAGCACTTTGGTGATGCCAAGGCCAAGAAAAGCAACGTTATGCAGACTCTCGTCAAA ATCATCTCTCGCTGCGATGTCTGTTTGCTTCAGGAAGTGAGAGACAGCAGAGGAAAAGCGATGCCTCAGCTGCTTGATCATATTGACAG GTTTGACACCAAACATCGCTATGAAACCGTGGCCAGCCAGAGACTGGGCAGGTCTGACACGTACCAGGAgcagtatgtgtttgtgtacag gGCTGACACAGTGACGGTCACCGCCCAATATCAGTACCCGGATGACCGACCCGGGGACGTTGACGCTTTTTCCAGAGAGCCTTTTGTCGTCCGCTTCCGAGCCCCAACGACAG CCATAAAGGAGTTTGTCCTCATACCCCAGCACACCTCCCCAACCAACACCACGAAGGAGCTTGATGCGCTGTACGACGTCCTGCAACACGTAAAAACCATGTGGAAAACTGAG aacgTGATGCTGCTTGGAGACTTCAATGCAGACTGCGGCTACCTCGCGAAGAAGAACAGGAAGAACGTGCGTCTGCTCACAGACAGCAGCCTCTTGTGGCTCATTGTAGATAACACTGACACTACGGTGCGATcgaccacctcctgcacctacGACAG GATTGTTGTTCACGGGGAAAGGTTTGCCAGTAAAGTCGTTCCAAACTCCGCCAAACCGTTTAACTTCCAGACGGAATACGGTCTAACAGAAGAGCAG GCGCTGGAGGTCAGCGACCACTACCCAGTAGAGGTTCTGCTGAGGCCCGACGCATCCAGATCATTCTTCAGTGATG GTGGCTCTGGTGATCtacagagagagtga
- the dnase1l1 gene encoding deoxyribonuclease-1-like 1 isoform X5, which yields MMSSFLLIIFILLGVCDVQGAADFRVCAFNLQHFGDAKAKKSNVMQTLVKIISRCDVCLLQEVRDSRGKAMPQLLDHIDRFDTKHRYETVASQRLGRSDTYQEQYVFVYRADTVTVTAQYQYPDDRPGDVDAFSREPFVVRFRAPTTAIKEFVLIPQHTSPTNTTKELDALYDVLQHVKTMWKTENVMLLGDFNADCGYLAKKNRKNVRLLTDSSLLWLIVDNTDTTVRSTTSCTYDRIVVHGERFASKVVPNSAKPFNFQTEYGLTEEQALEVSDHYPVEVLLRPDASRSFFSDGNSGSGMANKVVSHFGLLPLFLLSHILSAW from the exons ATGATGTCATCTTTCCTCCTCATAATCTTCATTCTGTTGGGTGTGTGTGAcgttcagggagctgcagaTTTTAGAGTCTGTGCCTTCAACCTTCAGCACTTTGGTGATGCCAAGGCCAAGAAAAGCAACGTTATGCAGACTCTCGTCAAA ATCATCTCTCGCTGCGATGTCTGTTTGCTTCAGGAAGTGAGAGACAGCAGAGGAAAAGCGATGCCTCAGCTGCTTGATCATATTGACAG GTTTGACACCAAACATCGCTATGAAACCGTGGCCAGCCAGAGACTGGGCAGGTCTGACACGTACCAGGAgcagtatgtgtttgtgtacag gGCTGACACAGTGACGGTCACCGCCCAATATCAGTACCCGGATGACCGACCCGGGGACGTTGACGCTTTTTCCAGAGAGCCTTTTGTCGTCCGCTTCCGAGCCCCAACGACAG CCATAAAGGAGTTTGTCCTCATACCCCAGCACACCTCCCCAACCAACACCACGAAGGAGCTTGATGCGCTGTACGACGTCCTGCAACACGTAAAAACCATGTGGAAAACTGAG aacgTGATGCTGCTTGGAGACTTCAATGCAGACTGCGGCTACCTCGCGAAGAAGAACAGGAAGAACGTGCGTCTGCTCACAGACAGCAGCCTCTTGTGGCTCATTGTAGATAACACTGACACTACGGTGCGATcgaccacctcctgcacctacGACAG GATTGTTGTTCACGGGGAAAGGTTTGCCAGTAAAGTCGTTCCAAACTCCGCCAAACCGTTTAACTTCCAGACGGAATACGGTCTAACAGAAGAGCAG GCGCTGGAGGTCAGCGACCACTACCCAGTAGAGGTTCTGCTGAGGCCCGACGCATCCAGATCATTCTTCAGTGATGGTAACTCTGGCTCAGGGATGGCAAATAAGGTCGTATCTCACTTCGGCCTTTTACCTTTGTTTCTTCTAAGCCATATTCTGTCTGCGTGGTAG